A window of Longispora fulva contains these coding sequences:
- the gyrA gene encoding DNA gyrase subunit A gives MTETTTPPAGGAVPEEGDRVELVGIEVEMQRSFLDYAMSVIVARALPDVRDGLKPVHRKILYAMYDSGYRPDRGFVKCSRVVGDVMGQYHPHGDSSIYDALVRMAQPWSLRYPLIDSHGNFGSPGNDPPAAMRYTEAKLDPLAMEMLRDIDEDTVNFGPNYDGRATEPEVLPARIPNLLVNGSEGIAVGMATKIPPHNLREIAKAVHWCLDNPDVDEAETLDELIKIVQGPDFPTHGLIVGRQAIEDAYRTGRGSIRMRAVVEVEEDARGRAVLVVTELPYQVNPDNLAERIADLIKDGKLTGIADIRDESSGRTGMRIVIVLKRDAVAKVVLNNLYKHTQLQETFGANMLALVDGVPRTLNLAQFLRHYVAHQLEVIVRRTKYRLRKAEERAHILRGLVKALDALDEVIALIRRSMSTEEARNGLMELLTVDEIQATAILDMQLRRLAALERQKIIDELAKIELEIADYLDILAKPERQRAIVRDELTEIVEKWGDDRRTRIVPFDGEVSMEDLIAREDVVVTITRTGYAKRTKVDLYRSQKRGGKGVSGATLRQDDIINHFFVCSTHDWVLFFTNKGRVYRAKAYELPEASRTAKGQHVANLLAFQPDEQIAQIIEIPNYQVSPYLVLATKAGLVKKTKLEDFDSNRSGGVIGINLKDDDELVAAQLISPTDDLLLVSKKAQAIRFEATDEALRPMGRATSGVIGMRFGEGDELLSMEVTREGMDILVVTDGGFAKRTPVEEYPVQGRGGKGVLTAKITSRRGGLVGALAVQPEDELFAITSNGGVIRTPVKPVRRTRDRNTMGVKLMELPDGVTIVAVARNADEPDEQE, from the coding sequence GTGACGGAGACGACCACCCCGCCGGCCGGCGGTGCCGTGCCGGAGGAAGGCGATCGGGTCGAGCTGGTCGGCATCGAGGTCGAGATGCAGCGCTCGTTCCTCGACTACGCGATGAGCGTGATCGTGGCCCGCGCCCTGCCGGACGTCCGCGACGGCCTCAAGCCGGTGCACCGCAAGATCCTGTACGCCATGTACGACAGCGGCTACCGGCCCGACCGGGGCTTCGTGAAGTGCTCGCGCGTCGTCGGCGACGTGATGGGTCAGTACCACCCGCACGGCGACTCGTCGATCTACGACGCCCTGGTCCGGATGGCCCAGCCCTGGTCACTGCGCTACCCGCTGATCGACAGCCACGGCAACTTCGGCTCGCCGGGTAACGACCCGCCGGCCGCCATGCGGTACACCGAGGCGAAGCTCGACCCGCTGGCCATGGAGATGCTCCGGGACATCGACGAGGACACGGTCAACTTCGGCCCGAACTACGACGGTCGCGCGACCGAGCCCGAGGTGCTGCCCGCCCGGATCCCGAACCTGCTGGTCAACGGCTCCGAGGGCATCGCCGTCGGTATGGCCACCAAGATCCCGCCGCACAACCTGCGCGAGATCGCCAAGGCCGTGCACTGGTGCCTGGACAACCCGGACGTCGACGAGGCCGAGACCCTCGACGAGCTGATCAAGATCGTCCAGGGGCCGGACTTCCCGACCCACGGGCTGATCGTCGGCCGGCAGGCCATCGAGGACGCGTACCGCACGGGGCGCGGCTCGATCCGGATGCGCGCCGTCGTCGAGGTCGAGGAGGACGCCCGGGGCCGGGCGGTGCTCGTCGTCACCGAGCTGCCGTACCAGGTGAACCCGGACAACCTCGCCGAGCGGATCGCCGACCTGATCAAGGACGGCAAGCTCACCGGCATCGCGGACATCCGCGACGAGTCCAGCGGCCGGACCGGCATGCGGATCGTCATCGTCCTCAAGCGGGACGCGGTCGCGAAGGTCGTGCTGAACAACCTGTACAAGCACACCCAGCTGCAGGAGACGTTCGGCGCGAACATGCTGGCCCTGGTCGACGGCGTGCCCCGCACGCTGAACCTGGCCCAGTTCCTCCGGCACTACGTGGCCCACCAGCTCGAGGTCATCGTCCGCCGGACCAAGTACCGGCTGCGCAAGGCCGAGGAGCGGGCCCACATCCTGCGCGGTCTCGTCAAGGCGCTCGACGCCCTCGACGAGGTCATCGCGTTGATCCGCCGGTCGATGAGCACCGAGGAGGCCCGCAACGGCCTCATGGAGCTGCTCACCGTCGACGAGATCCAGGCGACGGCGATCCTCGACATGCAGCTCCGCCGCCTCGCGGCCCTGGAGCGGCAGAAGATCATCGACGAGCTCGCCAAGATCGAGCTGGAGATCGCCGACTACCTCGACATCCTGGCCAAGCCGGAGCGCCAGCGCGCGATCGTGCGCGACGAGCTCACCGAGATCGTCGAGAAGTGGGGCGACGACCGCCGCACCCGGATCGTCCCGTTCGACGGCGAGGTCTCCATGGAGGACCTCATCGCCCGCGAGGACGTGGTCGTGACGATCACCCGCACGGGCTACGCCAAGCGGACCAAGGTCGACCTCTACCGCTCGCAGAAGCGCGGCGGCAAGGGCGTCTCCGGAGCCACGCTGCGCCAGGACGACATCATCAACCACTTCTTCGTGTGCTCCACCCACGACTGGGTGCTGTTCTTCACGAACAAGGGCCGGGTGTACCGGGCGAAGGCGTACGAGCTGCCGGAGGCGTCGCGGACCGCGAAGGGTCAGCACGTCGCGAACCTGCTGGCCTTCCAGCCGGACGAGCAGATCGCCCAGATCATCGAGATCCCGAACTACCAGGTCTCGCCGTACCTGGTGCTGGCGACCAAGGCCGGCCTCGTGAAGAAGACCAAGCTGGAGGACTTCGACTCCAACCGGTCCGGCGGGGTCATCGGGATCAACCTGAAGGACGACGACGAACTGGTCGCCGCCCAGCTGATCTCGCCCACCGACGACCTGCTGCTGGTGAGCAAGAAGGCGCAGGCCATCCGGTTCGAGGCCACCGACGAGGCGCTGCGCCCGATGGGACGCGCCACGTCGGGCGTCATCGGTATGCGCTTCGGCGAGGGTGACGAGCTACTGTCGATGGAAGTAACTCGGGAGGGAATGGACATTCTCGTAGTTACCGACGGTGGCTTCGCGAAGCGGACTCCCGTGGAGGAATACCCTGTGCAGGGTCGGGGTGGAAAGGGCGTGCTCACCGCCAAGATCACCTCTCGCAGGGGTGGTCTGGTCGGGGCGCTCGCCGTCCAGCCGGAGGACGAGCTGTTCGCCATCACGTCGAACGGTGGAGTTATCCGGACTCCGGTGAAGCCTGTGCGCAGAACCCGGGATCGGAACACAATGGGTGTCAAGTTGATGGAACTTCCAGACGGTGTGACGATCGTGGCTGTTGCCCGCAATGCCGACGAGCCGGACGAACAGGAATAG